Within Metabacillus sp. KUDC1714, the genomic segment TCAAGATCATCGATGATATCTTGAATATGCTCTATTCCAACCGATAAGCGAATTAAGTCCTCCGTTACTCCCGATCTTTTTAAGTCCTCTGTATTTAACTGTTGATGGGTTGTACTAGCAGGATGGATGATCAAACTTTTTGCATCCCCTACGTTCGCAACGTGTGACCACAGTTCTACATTATTAATAACAGCAGCTCCTGCCTCTCGTCCACCCTTTATTCCGAAAACGATAACGGATCCAGCACCATTAGGTAAATATTTTGCTGCTAAATCTTTTGCAGGATGATCCGAAAGTTCAGGATATAGAACCCATTCAACAGAAGGGTGCTGCACTAAATACTTAACCATCTTTCTAGCATTAGCAACATGCTCTTTCATTCGAACATGAAGAGTTTCTAAACCTAGTGTGAATTGGAATGCATTATATGGGCTAATTGCGGGACCTAAGTCTCTTAGCAATTGAACTCTAGCTTTAATAATGAATGCCTGCTCGCCTAATGCTTCTGCATATACTAGATCATGATAACTCGGATCAGGGGTCGTAAAACCAGGGAATTTAGGGTTATTCCAATCAAACTTCCCACCATCAACGATTACTCCTCCTAGAGTTGTCCCATTTCCTAATAACCATTTTGTTGCTGAGTGGATAACGATATCTGCACCATGTTCAATCGGCCGGCAAAGATAAGGTGTAGCAAATGTATTATCTACAATTAACGGAATCCCAGCTTCATGAGCTATATTCGCGACAGCTTCAATATCAAGTACATCTAAACTTGGATTTCCAATGGTTTCAGCGAATATAGCTTTTGTTTTAGGTGAAATAGCAGAACGGAAGTTTTCAGGATTTTTCGGATCAACAAACACTGTATCTATTCCATATTTCGGTAAAGTATTTGCAAAAAGATTGTAAGTTCCCCCGTATAATGTTGAAGCAGATACAATTTCATCACCTGCTCCAGCAATATTTAAAACCGAAAGTGTAATCGCCGCCATTCCACTAGATACCGCTAAGCTACCTATGCCACCTTCAAGCTGTGCAATTCTTTCTTCAAAAACAGTTGAAGTTGGATTGTGAATTCGGGTATAAATATATCCTGGTTCTTTTAAACCAAAGAGGTTAGCTGCGTGCTCAGTATTCTCAAATAAGTAAGCATTTGATTGATAAATAGGCACAGACCTGGCACCTGTCATTGAATCTTTCTTTAGCCCTCCGTGAATTGTGACCGTTTCAGGCCGGTAATTTTTCTCTTGCATCTTAACTCCTCCTATTACAAGATGTATTTATCAAAAAATACTTCACTGTTGGTTTTGAATTCTAAGATGCAAATTCCTATACCTATTAGTCTACCTATATAGTAAACGATTTCAAACTTCAGATTCAAGGATTTCCCCTTATCAACTTAACTTTATGATTGCCTCGAATTTTAAAAAATTACGATAAGACCCTTTGATCGTAATTTTCCCAAAAGCAATTAATTGCTTTAAGCTTACAGTGTTTAATAATACTTGTTCGAGGTCATAGCCTTCTCCTTCCATGACAAAGTCAATTTTCGAAGGTTGAGTATGTAACGTTTTAGCCCCTTTTGATGATAGTTCAATAAAATGACTAATCTCTTGCTGAGGTTTTATTTCTACTATTAGAGTTTGATTCAAAAGTATTGGAGTTAAAAACCGAGCTTTATTAAAATTAGAAATAAACGTTGTCATATACATAAAAAAAACCTCCGATATCAATCAAGCTATTTAATAACTTCATTGAATCACGGAAGAATCCTTTATTAATAAGTCGACAGTTTCTGCTTATTTATTCATTATTTGTGGGATTATTAATATTTCCCAAGAAATATGTCATATTAGCAAGACTTACCTGAATCTTTATACTACCTATCTTATTTGTTTTATGAATCATAGGTCATGCTTCCTATCCATTAATAGTGGAATATTGCTTTATTTTTTCAAGTAAGTATCCAACTGAATGAAACGCATAAATCTTTTCCTTTTCTTGGCCATTTTCATAAATGAGTAAGCAAGGTACACTTTCGATTCCAAGCTCTTTAGCCTCGTTAGGAAAGTAATTTAAGT encodes:
- a CDS encoding O-acetylhomoserine aminocarboxypropyltransferase/cysteine synthase family protein; translated protein: MQEKNYRPETVTIHGGLKKDSMTGARSVPIYQSNAYLFENTEHAANLFGLKEPGYIYTRIHNPTSTVFEERIAQLEGGIGSLAVSSGMAAITLSVLNIAGAGDEIVSASTLYGGTYNLFANTLPKYGIDTVFVDPKNPENFRSAISPKTKAIFAETIGNPSLDVLDIEAVANIAHEAGIPLIVDNTFATPYLCRPIEHGADIVIHSATKWLLGNGTTLGGVIVDGGKFDWNNPKFPGFTTPDPSYHDLVYAEALGEQAFIIKARVQLLRDLGPAISPYNAFQFTLGLETLHVRMKEHVANARKMVKYLVQHPSVEWVLYPELSDHPAKDLAAKYLPNGAGSVIVFGIKGGREAGAAVINNVELWSHVANVGDAKSLIIHPASTTHQQLNTEDLKRSGVTEDLIRLSVGIEHIQDIIDDLDQAIYKATGVKGTESVHI
- a CDS encoding SCP2 sterol-binding domain-containing protein codes for the protein MYMTTFISNFNKARFLTPILLNQTLIVEIKPQQEISHFIELSSKGAKTLHTQPSKIDFVMEGEGYDLEQVLLNTVSLKQLIAFGKITIKGSYRNFLKFEAIIKLS
- a CDS encoding thioredoxin family protein — encoded protein: MIEWEEKQLTIQRDGLMVFYLYTPMCGTCQVAKRMLSVVDELVPAIHIYSVNLNYFPNEAKELGIESVPCLLIYENGQEKEKIYAFHSVGYLLEKIKQYSTING